GGCCTGTGGTGGCTTACCAGCAGAAGCAGGCGCTGGAGCAAAAGTGCTTACATTATGGtcaggaaacaaaagagaaagaggaaggggccagcaTCCTACAGTGCACTTTGCAGGCATGCCGCCCAGTGACCTGAAGCCCTCCCACTAGGCTCCGCCCCTTATAGGTTCCACTGCCTCTCAGCCGCGCTACACTTAACCCTTTGGGGAACATACCGGATCCAAACTAGAGCAGCTATTGACAAACCCCTTTGTTTTCCAGAACAAGAACATCAGAGAACTAAACTCACTGGACAAGGAGCACAGCCTGCCCTTCACCTTCGTCCAGGAGATGGTCGGCTCCTACTTCACTTTGGAATCTGCCGCGAATCCTGGGTACTTCATCTACACCTCCAAAACACCCATGCAACCTGTGGGCATGACCAAAGAGCCAGGGAAAGAAAATAACActcaatttaaatttcaaattgcaAATGCAGATCTCAACTCAACTCATTCTGGTTAGAGGCTGAATATATGAGTGGAAATGTCCAGGCCACGTTTGACAAAGAAACGTGACCACAGCCTGGCAACAGCCGGCCCAGAACCACCAGCACTTGGTCAGCAATGCTGGTTACTCTACCTTTTGCCCCCATTTCCAACTTAGCCCCCCACCAGAGAAAGCCAACTCTGTTCCCCAATCACAGAGCTTCCTTGTGCTGACAACCCCGAACAGAACCCAGCTGGAGTCCACCCACCTCTCTCTCCATAGAGAAAGCTTTCCCAGTCCTCTGCCTCCCCTGGAGTCTCTGCCAAGCACCAGGGATGCTGGCCATTCTCTCGCTACATAGCGAACTCCGAATCAATAGCCGGAGCTTGTTTCCATTTGGGTGTTCTTCCTGATTTTAATAAGAACAGCAAATAAAATATCTCCTCCCCATAAATGTTGTCATAAGCAAGTTCATGGATTTTGCTTCTGGTGTCATTTGTCCCTTGTGGGCATGCAGTTTGGGTTAATTACAACATTCTAGGCTGGAGTAAATTACTGGGGAACAGTGGTCTCGATGTCTGTGGATGTGCTCTTCCCTAAGCCCACCTGAACTTCCCCTGGTCTGACCTCCCCATGCATCTCAAATGTAGGCAAGCCACTACTGGCTGTCACCTCCAACGGGCAGCAGGGGCAATGCCGAGCTGTGCAGCTAGCCATGTATGCATGGAGGTGACACGGGTTCTGGGCAAGTGATCCAATAGAGGAAGCAAACCCAATAGCCTCATTAGGGTCCCATGTCCATGGGGCATGGCCAGGCACCATGGGCGTGAGTCCTCACCAGGGAAGGTGGACAGCAGGGCCCTTGTCACCCATCTGTGTTGGTGTCAAAGGCAGGAAAGGCCCCAGTCCTCAGCAGAGAAGATGCCATCAGCCGGAGGAGGAACTCGGGGCCCAGGCACAAAGTGGACAGGGGAGGCGTGTTTGGGCTCCAGGATCTTAGACACTAGGTCCAACATTGTGGTGGCCTCGCCTACCCAGAAAGGGCATCTGCGACTGGGAAGCCTGGTCGTGACTGAAGGTCTGGAGCTGAGCCTCCTTTTATTCGGCTGCTCATCTTTCCCGTCTGGATCCTTAAGAAACACCCTATCTGTGTCCCTTAAGACTGATCTGCTGACAGCTccctaatctgatcatttcacctctgaacactcttgccttgtctcacatcGGGTTTGGGGGGACCCCTCCTATCTAAACCCCAACATGGACAAACTCCACTTCACCTGGTTTTCCAGTAGAGAGGTGACTTAGTTCTGGAATCTCCAAGGTGTTATCTCTTCCAGCTGCTTCATCGAGGTAAAATGGACGTCTTGCCACCAGGATCAAACTGTTGGACGTCCCCGTTGTGTTCTTCATGGTGCCTTTTAATTGCAGCAGACGCCCTCCTTAAAGGAAGACTTTGCTCTCAGGgctcagattttctttatttttggagaGTGGTTTGTTACAGAACACTGTTCCACCAGGTCAATGAGGAGAAGCATAAAAAACCAAATCATTTAATGAAAAGAAGTGATGCATACCGTATGTACTGTACTAAAAGCACACTTACACATTTCTTACAACACACAAGATAAAATTATATAGCATTCATAAATATCTACATATGAATATAAGAGTATCCAAAAATGAGCAGAAAGGGTTCACATCTAGTTCCATGACAGGGTGACTTCTGGGGGTGTTGGGAAAAAAAAGCACAGTGTGAATGAGCCCAGAGAGAGGCTGCTATTGCAACTCCAACGGtttatagtttgtttgtttgtttgttttgagagagagagagaaagagaagagaaagagagagaattttttaatatttttatttttcagttttcggtggacacaacatctttattttattttatgtggtgctgaggatcgaactcagtgccccgcgcatgccaggcgagcgcgttaccgtttgagccacatccccagcccaaccacggtttatagttttattgaaaacatttttaaaaagacttgaagcaaatattacaaaatattgacaatttaaaattctaagtGGTAAAAACATGaatgttttcatattattatttattatattctttgcTTTATgctttctcaaaatttttaaaaataaataaataaacaaatcaaaagagCAAAAGTCAACCTTATTTTGTCCAAAATCGGACGCCAGGGAAGATTAGCGGTGAGACGCACCCTCCTCTTCCTGGCCACCGTCTTCCGGGcacctttcctccaccacaccctcctgccatgatgttccgccTCACCAGGTCCCAGGGTAACGGAGTgggccagccatggactgaaaagGAGCCCAAAGTAAactctttctcctttaaaaagaagaatgcaaAGAAGTCCACAGTAGCAGCCAGTCAGGGTCTGCCAGAGCAGTTCCTTACAagctcctctttccctctctgtccCCTCCAGTGACGGAAGAAAGGTGCTGCTCTTCCTTGCTCTGCTCTCCTCTGGCTGATCTGTGCTCTGGGACTTGGCTCCTGCTGTCCATCCTGAGGTCCCTGTGGCCTTGTGTGCCTGGCACGGATGGTGTCGCTCATTCACTGCTCCCTTGACCTGAGCTGCCCGGCTCAGCACTGGCCTTCCCCTCACAGCCCGTGGGCGCCGGCCAGCATCCAGGGCTGAGGTCTATTTGCCCTTCAGCAGCCCTCTTGGGCAGGAAGTGAAGATGCCCACCAGCCCCTCCACCCAGGCCCTCCTCAGGGCCACTCAGCACACACACTCCTGTGTCCTTGGTCTTCACTGGCTCTGGCAGGTCAGATGCCTGCGTCCTCACTGACAGCAGGTGGCCAGCCCTCTCCCAGCCTTGGGTTTCCAGGGAGCAGTAGGATTGTCCAGCAGGCACTGCACAACTCCTAGGCTGCCTGAGGCCCCTCTTGGTGGCCttgtggtggggggtgggcacCCCATTCTCCCTCATCACTGTTTGCATGGGAAGATGATGGTGTTGGTGGTTAGATCCcacagcatctctctctctctctctctctctctctctctctctctctctctctctctctctctctcagtccaCCACTTGGGTCCTCCCTGAACTGCCATGCTGGACCTCTTTGGACCCTCGCTGCAGTCAAAGAGCTCAGGATTCCCCAAGCTGCTTCTCAGAGCTTCATTATAACAAATCCTTCACCAAGTGATGTGCCTTAGAACTCATTCTGATATCCAttgttgtattagtcagctttccatagctgtgacaaaatacccgaCACAAACAGCCTAAAAGGAAGGAAGATTTGTTgtaggctcatggtttcagtctgtagtcagctggttccattgctttgaGGCCTGTGGAGGCGGAGCATCGTGGCAGGGAGGGTGAGGTGATGTAAAAGTGTTCAGGAagatggccaggaagcagagaaagacagaTGGGAAGGGACTGGGTCTCAATATCTCCTTAAAAGCACATCCACTGCTTCCTCAATCAGGCCCCATTCCCTAAAGTTTTCTCGGCCTCCCAGTAGCGCCACCAGCTAGGGACCAATTCTTAGCACATGATCCTTTGGAGGCGGTTCCAGATCCAAAAACCCTCCCAATGGCCTCAGAGTCATTTCAACTATGTGTTACAGGAGCGAGCGAGCGATCGGCCTGGCCTCACCCTGGGGCTTAACAATCTCATGTCTCTGTTGTGACACCCGTTTTATATCTGAAGTGAAGCCTCAGGCAGGCTGCCTGCCAGGGTCTCATTGTCAGGACCTGACAAGGATGTGAAGTAAGCTCTTTCCACCACCTAGAGACACCCAGCCTCTTCCACCCCAGGATGAAGACACATCCCACCCCCAATTCCAACCGTGCCAGGGACTTGCTTGTCAATCATGTAAATCAAATATGTGTTCCATAATATTTAACACTGGTACAGATTTTAAATCCCTAGAAATGTCAGCAGGGTCTTGTGACAAGCCAAGTTAGCCTAGGTTAGAACATAGATACCACAAGGCTTTTAATGCCACTTTTGATATGATTTCTTTAAAAGTCCCCTAACTGTCAACCTAAACAAAGGGGTAAACAGAGAGATTCTCCAAAGAATGTGGATATTTATTTACACAGAGCAGAACACCTCAGTGGGAACATGTGGCCATGGCAACTGAGGCCAGGGGAGGTTTTAAAGCAAAAATGGGAAGGATTACTTTAGATATTCTGAAATCATCTTGGGCACAATGATTAATCATAAGAGTGTTGTCAATCTGAGACCAGACTGACCATTGCTGGACAGGTGTCTCTGCCAAAGGACTTTTGTAGAAGGCTGGTGGCCTCTCTAAGCTTCGGATCCTTGCAGGCTGTAGTGTAGACCCCACCAGGCGACAATGTGGAAGACCCTGCCTTCTTACCCTTCAGCTTCATCTGTTCATTTTTCAGGGTTGATATAAGCGAATTCATGTTGATTTTGAGAACATTCCTATTTCTTCTACATAACTATCTCTCAGTCCTGCAGATCAACACACAGCCACCGGGTCACAGCCAGGGGTGACATTAGCCAGGAAAGGCCAGGAGACCCAGCTAGTTGGTAACTGGGGTGACTAAAGGCAGCTGAACGTGGGGTTTTCCTGGCCTCTTGAAGTACCAGCAACAGCTTGAGGCCCCTACACAGCACCCCTGCCTGGGGGTGAGGAGCAGAACTGTCCCATGCCGCAGGAGGGAAGGGGGTCAGCAGGActgtgaggggtggggagggacatAGTTTCAGAGAGTGGAGCGAGCAGGATACTGAATGCTTTGGGGTTGTCTAAATAAGAATAAGACACATTCTCTTCCCAGATTTTCAAAGGAGATGTACGGGTTGTACCGTGCCCTGGGGGACCCAAGGCCACATTCTCCCTCATTGCCTTTCCAGCACACCTTGTTTCATCTGTGAGGTCAGCAAATAGGTTTTAAGCCTtccagggaacaggggaagagagatggggagagaagtTCCCTGTGCCTCTAAAGCACCATCCCTTCCCTTGGTCCTCCCTCCAGGAATAGAGGTGCCAAGGCGAGTGGATGGGATGGGTGCCACAGCCTGGGCTGCCCTTAGCCACCCTTGCCAGCCAGGGAGATGCACCGGGctccttctctgtgtcttctctctgTATCCACCTCCTCAAAGATGGCAGAAGGCTCTCTCCCACCTTGATTCTAGTTAAGCCCACGCTGTTTCCCTAGCTCATTCAGGTGTCTCTTCCCCTGTGGTTTCCTGATAGGGCATGCCCCAGTCACACTGAGTGACATCTGTCTCCCTTGAGGACAGGGGCAGCACTCGGGTCTGCTCAGTCTTTAATCCTCACGCCAACGTGAAGTCCACCAGCAGAGGACTCACTCAGCCAGCTCAGGCCATCGAGCTCTGTGTGGAAAAGCCTCTCTCAGTGCTATCTTCTACCAGTCACCTCCATGCTGGGGACAGTGCACAGCCACCCAATGTGCTACACACTGGAATTACTCCATGGTTTGGGCTCAGGtcattttatggtttggatgtgaggtgtcccccaaaagctcacatgtgagacaaggcaagaaggttcagaggagaaatgactgggttgtgagagtcttcaCCCCATCAGTGATTAAGCCCCTGggagggattaactgagtgtaactgaggaggtgggtgtggctggaggaggtgggcattgggcgTGGCTTTGagtatacatttgtatctgtGGAGCGAGTGCAGTCTCTCTCTCCGCTTCCTGACCAAcctgtgagctgctttcctccaccatacttGTCTGCCGTGATATTCAGCCTCAGCTCGAgcccctaggaatggagccagatttctatggactgagacctctgaaaccgtaaactctcaaataaatctttccccctCTACATTTGTTCTgattgggtcctttagtcacagcaacaaaatagCTGACTCAAACAGGTCACCTTGCTTGGGACATCCCTTAGGGTGTGTTTAAGCCCAAGGCTGAATATTAGGACAGGTGTCTGCAAGCATCCAATCATCCAGAAATGCTCTCAGCCGCAAAATCATGTTTCCATTGTCTAATGAAAAGTATAGTATTTCTCCAAGTGTGGATCCAAAGAATCAACTGCATCAGAGTTACTTGAGAGCGTTTTGTAAAAGCCAACTAGATCTTGAGCTGTGTCCCAAATACCTATGTCAGAACCTCAGGGTGTGTGACCCTGAGAATTTGTGTTTTACACAGCAAATTGCAATCAATACTACCAGGTGGGAAGAGGAGCAGGACAGATCGAAGACCATGCCCGTCTCGGGCATGGTCGGCCTCCTCACAGCCATGGTCAGCCTGCCCCGTCCCTTTTCTGTGGGTCTGTCAGGGAGCCAGGGTGCTCGCAGTCATGGGCAGCCCTGCATCAGAGTTCAGGAGGATCTGTGATGTTATGAAGAAGGCAGTCCCTCCTCTCCAAGATGTCACTGTCACCTGCATGTATtctaaaatgctaaaaataccaaatacttaaaaaaaaaaaaaaacattgggcTAGTAACCGTCACCCATCGGCAGCAGCATCAACAGAAGAGGCTGACCCTGCCAAGCTCTGCCTGTTGTGGTCTCACCTGGCCCTCAGCGACTGGACACTGCCTCACTGCCTGTTTACTCTAGAGTCTGGCCTCCTGCCTGAACCCTCAGCCTTTCTGCTAGGATTAGCTCATCAGATCTACTTTAAGTATCTCATTAGCCTGGGTGGACACCGTCCTGCGGGAGCATTGATCTATGCACCATCTTTAATTGCCTCATCAGTGGGCATGTAATAAAACCAGCACAGCCACATGCTCTCTTGGGAAATAAATTTTTTgctaagttaaaaacaaaacaaaaaaaaaaaaaaaaaaacaatgtgattGGCTCTTATCCATCTGAGAGGTACAGCCAGAGCTTCGTGCCACTTCTGGCCTGCTAGAAATTTCTGACGCTGGTTCTTCGGCACATCCTTCAATACTAAAAGCTACCTTGGGGCAGAATAATTCCCCCACCCAAGATTCCCACACCCCGATCTCCAGAATCTGTGAGTACTGTTATGCCATGTGGCAAAGGGACTTGGCAGCCATGAGTAGCTCCACTTCCTGAGGGGGGAGGGCGGCTGGGTTGGCCAGACAGACCCCTGTGCATGACCAGAGTCCCTGTCAGTGAGGAAGGAAGCCAGGAGGGTCCAAGTGTGAGGTGGTGAGGAAGACCTGACCAGCCATTGCATCTttgaaggcagaggaagggacGGTGGGAATGAAGGGACCTTGAGCCTCTGGAAAGGCAGGACGTGGGTTCTCCCTGGAGTCCAGAGCAACACCTGCTGATGGCTTGATTTTAGCCCACGGAGGCCCATTTGGGACcgacctccagaaccatgagagaaCACACATTGTTTTGAGTGAGCATTAAGTGAGTGGTCAGTAGCAGTAAGAAGCTCACATGCCCAACCTCCTTCCTGCAAGCTCCTTAGTGTTTTAGTATACTTTATGCTAAAGTAAACCAAAAGCAATTAATACTACTGACAACCTAAGAGGCAAAACTAGTAGACAGCTAGTTTCCAGGCCTCCCTCCTGGCCCTTCATTGTGTTTCTAGGCCCAGGTGATATTTGACCAGCTGCCCTTGAGGAGCTCAGAGCCCTGCTTAGGGACAGAACCCAGCCCCTGTGGCCAGGCCTCCTCACAGCCAATGTGACTGGCTGGTCACCTGTTCTCTGGCTGCCACCTGACCCAGACACTCTTGTCTCGGTGCCTTTCCCCCACGTCAGCTGACTCTGCTACCTGTCTGAAACCCACCCACCCATTTCCACACATCACACTGTACCCCGGACACCCTCAGCCACTTCCGTGCACTTCTGCCTCGGTTGATCCCACAGGGCTACCACGTGGCAGGAACCACTCTTTCCAGAGCAAGGCATGCACCCTGCGATGACTTCTGCAGCAAGTGTCCAGCTGGGCCTGGCCAGATGGCACCGTGTGATCCAGGCCTCGGCCTCTGACAGTTTAGGGTAGCAGAACCCAGAACTTGATTTCCTCTCCAAAGAGAGTCCGTCATTAGGCAATCCTTCTTTCCTTAAGCCTCAAACGCAAACCCCTCCTTGTGGGTGAGAAATGAAACTCACAGACACAGAGTTAGTGAGCAAGCAGCTGTTGTGTTCCCCTCTGATGGGTAGAGTCAGATAAGAGGCCGGGGAGGTGCCTGAGGGGACAGTTTCTTCACACTGCCCCTACTGGCTCATTTCAGTTTTGCTAGGATTCTCGAATGAAAACTCGGTGTGTTTCCTTCGCCCGGTTTTATCCGTCACTGTAACAGGATCACCGGAATTGCAGGACGTGCAGATGAACCAGCCAGGGTGGGCAGCGGACTCCAGGGTGTACCGCGAGCCCACCTTAGACTTGTAGAAGACGTAAGCCCGGCGCGAAGTCTCCTTCTGGGCGGCCAGACTCATCAGCTTCTTCTTCTGTGAGATAAGAGGTGACAAACAGCAGAGGCTTCCAGAGGGAGAAAACCCAACACAGGATCCTTTGCTCCAGGCCTTTGCCCCAGGCCTTTGCCCAGAGAGGAGGAGCGGATCTAGGGCAGATGCCCTTGGGAAGGCTGGTGTCGGGCTTGGAGCCATGTTTGCAGGATGACAAGTATCCAAGCCTTCTCTTCCACACCCCAACCCCAGAATTAAAGATCAACTGAGACAGGTGTGGTGTGatcccagccacccaggaggctgagacaggaggatctcaagtacgcagacagcctcagcaacttaggccgtgtctcaaattaaattaaaaaaaaaaaaagtctggggacatggctcagtcagtggttaagcacccctgggttcgattcccagtaccaaaaatttaaaaaaataaacagatagagAAAAAAGCAGGTATCAGAAGGCCATGGGAAAATTGGCTCTATGCATGATCTTAAAAGATGGATTAAAAACCATGCCTTAGATCTGCAGCCAAAATCGGGCCACTTTTGGGTGACCAAAGATACGGGAAGACAGGCTGGAATGCTCACCTTCAGCTGAAGGGATGGCTGACATTTTCCTTTGTCCTTGTCACAGCAGAGACAGAACTCCCCTTTAGAGACGGCCAACAAAATGGGAGACCCTTTCTCCTCGGAGGACTTTGCCAGATGTGAGGCCAACACAAAGAATGTCTCTGTGTGAAGACAGAGGAGGGCAGATCTCAGAGCAGGGAGATCCCAGCGGCTTTACTCACAGCC
The sequence above is a segment of the Marmota flaviventris isolate mMarFla1 chromosome 14, mMarFla1.hap1, whole genome shotgun sequence genome. Coding sequences within it:
- the Il37 gene encoding interleukin-37, translating into MSVLEDNTGENMDFEDWEEEEAQCCSEDPDGSPMEPGQSQASVSSVHTSPRVKAKEPQKFSIFDRDHKVLVLDSGTLKAIPNKSYILPETFFVLASHLAKSSEEKGSPILLAVSKGEFCLCCDKDKGKCQPSLQLKKKKLMSLAAQKETSRRAYVFYKSKVGSRYTLESAAHPGWFICTSCNSGDPVTVTDKTGRRKHTEFSFENPSKTEMSQ